The nucleotide sequence GTTTACGGAAAAAGAATATACACTTCCGGAAAAGCCCGACTATTTCAAAAAACTTAAAGGTTCAGTAGAAGAGATGAACTTCTTCGAACTTTCGGAAGAAAAAGAAAATCGTATCCGCAAAGGTTTATCTTACGGAGATGTGGATATAGCCAAACACACATTGTTTGCGGAACCTTTGCTGATCGTGGTGTTAACTTTAGTAGGCTGTGCCAGCGGATTTTTTACCAAAAGAATGGCGATCGTCTCTTCTCTTGGAGTGAGTATCGGAGTAGCGCTTCTCTATATGGTCATGGATCCTTCTTTCAAATCCTTGGGCGAAAACGAAGTAATCCCGATCTGGCTTGCGAGTTGGATCACTCCAATATTATTCCTATCAGGACTTTACGTAGTTTACAAAAGGTTAAAAGTTTGAAAAATAGGCTGACAATCCCCAACTTCATCATACATATAAACTTTAGAAAACATTAACATAGATCAATCCCGCACCTAAAAAATCTATTTTACTTAGGCAATTAGGCATAAACGATCCTTGTATGAAAAAATCCGGAAAACATGATCCGAAAGATCCGGTCTTTGAAACCGTAAATCTCAGTAAAATTTACGATATGGGCCAAGTGAAGGTCCCCGCTTTGACCGGTATCAACGTCCGATTTTTCAGATCCGAATTTTCGGTCCTACTGGGTCCCAGTGGGAGCGGTAAATCCACCTTGTTAAACATATTAGGCGGATTGGATTCTCCCAGCTCCGGAGATCTTCTTTTCAATAATCGACCTTTAGAAGCGGATCAAAACGAAGACCTCACCGAGTTCAGAAGAAAGTATGTGGGATTCGTATTCCAGTTTTATAATTTGATCCCAAGCCTTACGGCGGAAGAAAACGTAAAACTTGTTACTGATATCTCCGACAATCCGATGTCTCCACTAGAAGCTTTAAAAATGGTCGGTTTGACAGATAGAAAAGATCATTTTCCTTCCCAACTTTCCGGAGGAGAGCAACAAAGGGTCGCGATCGCAAGAGCCATAGTAAAAAGGCCCGAAATACTTCTTTGTGACGAACCGACAGGTGCATTGGACTTTAAAACAGGGAAAATCGTATTGGATGCCATTTCCAAGATAAACAAAGAACTAGGTACGACTACCATTATAATAACGCACAATGTAAGCATCGCTTCCATTGCGGATAGAGTCGTTGAGATGAGAGATGGTTGTATCGTCTCGGACAAAACCAATCTACATAAAACCTCTACGGAGAGTTTGCATTGGTAAGGGTCTTAGATAAAAAAGCCTTTCGGGAATTATTAGCTTGGAAGTCCCAAGCCCTGACCATCACATTAGTGATCGCTTCCGGGATTGCGGTATTCCTGACTTCTTTAAGCGCATACGATTCCCTTTTAATCTCAAGGAACAATTTTTATGCGGAATATTCCCTTTCTCAGGGATTTGTTTCTCTTCATAAGGCGCCTGAATCCATAATTTTAGATATTTCTAAAATACCTGGGGTATCCTACGCAGAAGGTAGGATCATCAAAGATATTGTTTTGGATTTCGAATCGGAATCAATTCCAAGCGGAGGAAGAATAGTCACTTTAACGGAAGGTCTAAACCGTTTAGCGATATTACAAGGAAGATTGCCTAGGGAAAAAGACGAAACCGTTATCAGCGAGGCTTTCTCTATTGCGAATCGATTAGCCCCCGGTTCCAAACTCACGGCAGTTTTAGAAGGAAAGAAAAAAATACTGACTGTCTCCGGGATCGCACTTTCTCCGGAATATGTGTACGTTTTTCGTCCGGGAGGATTTCTGCCGGATGATAAACATTACGGGATCCTGTGGATGAAAAAAGAAAGTGTGGAAGAGATCTTCGATATGAACGGAGCGGTAAACGATATAGTGTTTGATTTCGCTCCCAATGCCGAAAAAAACTCGGTGCTCAAAGAAATCGACCTCAAGCTGACCACATTCGGAGGATTAGGTTCTTACGATAGGGATAAACTACCATCTCACTCCTTCCTAAGGGATGAATTCAAACAGCTAAGAACGACAGCCTTCTCCATTCCGATGGTATTTTTGGGAGTAGCGGCCTTTCTTCTTCATATAGTATCTTCCAGAATGATCTCCAAACAAAGGGAACAGATCGCCACACTAAAAGCGCTTGGATATGGAGATAGAAGTATCGCATTCCATTATTTATTGATAATATTATTTATTTGTATAATAGGTTCCTTTTTGGGAATAATATTCGGATATTATTTAGGGACTCAGATGGTAGATCTTTACGGAGACTATTACAGATTTCCGGATTTAAAATTCCTATTCGAGCCTAAATTAGCGATCCAAGCGGTATTGATCGGAATTATTTCCGGTATGGCCGGCTCCTTGTTATCGATCCGAAAAGCGACTTCTCTTCAACCTGCTCAAGCGATGAGGCCGCCTTCTCCCGAAAATTTCTCCAAAAGTTTTCTGGAAGATTATTGGAAGGACCTTCCGGTCGTATATAGGATCGCAATAAGAAATCTGATTAGAAGGCCCGGGAGAACAATATTATTCGTTTTGGGAGTTTCTTCTTCAGTAATGATTATGGTCTTGGGTCTATTTTCTAGGGATACGATGAATTCGATCATAAAGATACAATTCGAAGATCTACAAAGAGACACCGTTACATTAAATTTTCAGAATGCGGTAGCTTCTGATTCGATATTGGAATTAGCAAAGATGGAAGGGATCTTGCTAGTGGAAGGATATAGATCGGTCCCGATCCGTATACGTTACGGAAATTCGAGCAAAGAGATCGCCTTGACGGGAATGCCTGAAAATTCCTCTCTCAGAAGATTGATAGACGAAAAAGGGAAAAACATTCCTGTTCCGGAGGATGGGATCCTGCTAAATTCAGGTTTGGCGGAAAAATTCGGGATCCGGAAAGGAGACAAAATACGACTGGAAGTATTGGAAGGACAAAGGATCAAAACGGAAGTCGAAGTAACGGGCATTATAAACGAAATATTGGGACAAGGAGCCTATAAGGAGATCCGATCCTTAAACAGATTGTTAAGGGAAGGAGATCAGGTAAATATTGCCGCACTTTGGACTGACTCTTCTAAAGAAGAAAGCTTATTGAACGAATTAAAATCCTATCCGAAGATCTCCGGAGTATCCACGCGTAAGCGAACTCTGAAAATATTTTACGAATTAATGTCAAGAAGTATACTAACAACATCTCTGATTATAATGATTTTTGCATGTATCATTTCCGTAGGGGTAGTCTATAACACCGCTTTGATCTCACTTTCGGAGAGAGCCTTCGAGTTGGGTAGCCTTAGAATATTAGGTTTTACGAAAGCGGAAGTTTTTATAATATTAGCAGGAGAATTGACCATAGTCATTCTAACATCCCTTCCTTTAGGATGTTTGCTCGGATATTTTTCCGGATACGGGATCTTGAGCACAGTGGAAACGGAAGGATTTAAGATCCCGTTATTCATCGCTCCGAAAACGTACGTAATTTCCATCTTCACCGTACTAATTACCTCTTTATTTAGTTTCTGGATACTTTACGTTAAAATAAAATCTATGGACCTGATCTCCGTATTAAAGGTAAGAGAATAAAAGATGCAACTAAAGGAAACCTTATTAAACTTATATTCCAATAAGATCGCCCGGATCTCCGCTGTCGGCGTTTTGCTACTCCTGATAGGCTGGTGGATTTTCAGGCCCAAACCTTTGCAAGTAGATATAGGGAAGGTGGAAAAAGGAACTTACCGACAAATCGTAGAAGAAGAAGGGATCACTAGGGTAAAAGAAAAATTCACCCTCTTCTCCCCTGTAAACGGTGTACTACAAAGAATAGAAAAACACGTGGGAGAAAAAGTCGATAAAGGCGAAACAGTCGCAGTCGTACGCTGGGATTATGATAGAACGATAAAATCCCCGATCTCAGGGAGTATTTTATCCATCCAAAGAGAAAGTGAAGGACCAATCTCTATAGGAGCGCCTATCCTTGAAATAGGAAATACTTCTTCTCTTGAGATCGTATGCGATATTCTCACCCAAGATAGTACTCATATCCATCCCGGAAATCCCGTTCTAATAGAAGGATGGGGAGGAGAACCTTTTCAAGGGAAAGTCAGGCTAATAGAACCTGCTGCATTCACCAAAATTTCCTCCTTAGGCGTGGAGGAACAAAGAGTTAGGACCATTATAGATATTACTCCCCCTCCTAAAATGGGAGATTCCTTTCGGGTACAAGCCAAAATTATCTCCTTTAGCAAAGATAACGTGCTGATCCTTCCGACTGCCGCTTTGTTTAGAGAAGGAGAAAACTGGGCGGTCTTTAAAGTGGTAAAAGGTAAGGCGCAGAAGACTAACGTGAAAATCGAAGCAAGAAGCGGAAAATTTTCCCTTCTGACGGAAGGTCTGCAAGAAGGAGACGAAGTGGTTTTGTATCCCACGGAAGAGATACGGAACGGAAAAAGGGTAAAATGACCTAATAGAAACTATTCGGATTTTTTTCCTAAAAAACTGAATTTTTGGAAAAAAAATTCATTGGTTCTCTAAAGTTTGTCCGATACTTAGTACAGATATGCCTAGGGAGTAACCGCTTAGATGCGACATAAACTCTTTGGAAAATGAAGGATCGGGTTTATCTACCGATTTTTCCAAAGGTTCGCCGGATTACACCGAAAGGAGGGTAAAGAACATGGACGTTCAACTTACGAATCTAGTCTCATCAGCAGAGAAACTTCTCCGCGACAAGAGATCTTCCGTTCCAGGAAGAACGGGAGTACCCTCGGAAGCCCAGAACGCAGCCGACAAAACCGAGTTTTCTAGCAGCTTGACCTCTAGATACTTGAAAGTTCAGGAAACCTTGGGAAATCTCCAAGAACAACTTTCCAAAGAACAAATGAAACTCGGAGTATTGAGCGAAGAGAATAACACACCTAAAGAGGATCTAATCAATATCCTTTTCGGTGAAACTCCTTTGTTCAGAGAATTGGTAGAAAATCCGAATCAGGATTTAAATCAATTGAGAGAAGAGGTCCGAGTCAAAAAGGACCAACTAATAGATTCTATCCGTAAATACGAAGTGGAATCCGAGAACGTACTCTCTGTCGGAATGCTTAAGAACCCTGAAAATTTCCGGAAATCGATCGAAAACCTTTCCGGCAAAGATATTCAGATGAAACAGCTCTCCGAGAAAACTATAGAAAGACTGATCCAAGATTAAGACTGAGGATCCCACAATCTAATATTTTAAATATACCCCTTAAACTGGGGATGGGACCCTCTTTATCTTTTCTCCTACACTTCCTCTTCATTCTAAATCGTAAAATTTGTAGAACAGGCTCTTATCCGATTTTGATAATCGAATCGCTCGCCTAATATTCTTAATACGAATTCTTTTCATCTTCAGATCGTTAAAAAGCTTGCGGCCTCTGCTTTCGAAACAATGCTTTGGCTGGAATGGCGCTTAAATTCCGGATCTTATTACTTTTACTTCTACCAACATTCTATCTTTCTTTGGTCGCTCAGACCTCGGACCCGTACCATTACGTGCTGATCACATCGGGAGTATTAAACGTTAGAGAAACTCCGGAAAACGGAAAGATCATCTTTACCTTAAACAGGGGAAATAAGGTCAAAATACTTCCGGATGAATCAAAAGGCCCGATCGATTGGACAAAGATCAAAACGGAAGACGGTCGAACCGGTTTCGTTTCTAGAAAATATTTAGGACTCACACCACCGGATACCTTGGATGAGTACAAATTGATCGGATTCGTTTGGTCTGGATACGACCCAAAGGATCTACCTATCTTTGTTCCTCTGGCATTTTTCGGTCCAAGGGGTTGGCAAGAAGCAAAAGACGAATACGAATTCGATTATAAGTTCAGAAGCGGCGTGAATACTTCACTTCCTTCTTTCTCATTATTAGAAGGAGAAAAAGGTCCGTCTTTTTCCGCCACCTCTCCTACCACGTACGGATGCCAAGAATCCCCCGCATTAAAAGTAAAACCTACTGGAGATGTGAAGGCCAAAAAAGATTGGTTGGTATACTCTCCGGATCTTGGACTACAATCCATTCCACTCCAAGAATTATCCAAAACGGATCCCGATTATATTCTTTTTAAAAATTTGGCGGAAACCACCTGGAAAGCCAGAGGGTATCCTGAAACGGAATGGCTTCATTCCACGATGGAGGAAGTGTATTCCTTCAAAAATAATAAAAAGGAAACATTTCTTTCCGGAAGGATCGCCTATCATAAGAAAGGTGCGGAAAGAAGATATCTTTACTTACTCGGACGCAAATTCGGAACGGACAGGGTTCTGATCTCTTTTGAAAAATCCGAAAAACTGACGGAAGAATTGGGATTTTACGGCGGATCTTACCATTTAATCGGAGTGATCTACAGGGAGGAAGATCCCGTTCCTATATTATTATTCACTGATATCGGATACGATTCTTCCATTAAATCTTTATACGAATTGAAGAACGGGACCTTACAGTTATTATTAAGAGGAGCTGGAGACGCCTGTTAATTTTGTCCTAGTCCCGCTGCTTGAAAAATCCAAGCAGCGAAATCTGTTTAGATTAAACCTGGGAAAGCGCTGCCACAGGATAATCGGTATACCCTTTTTCACCCGGGGTATAAAAGAGAGAAGCATCCGGTTCGGTAAGAGGGATACCTTTCTCCAATCGTTCCACTAAATCCGGATTCGAAATAAAGTTACGACCGAATGCGATCAGATCCGCATTTTTTTGTTTTAGATCATAATCCGCACGCTCCGGATCGTAACCGCCTGAAAGAATATAAGTCCCGTTCGGGTTTTGAGATTTATAAGATTCCCTGATCACGGCAACTGTGGAATCCTTCGGCGCAGGAGCTCCCATCGAAGAATGGTTCACAATGTGAATGTAAACTAATCCCAATTTTCCCAAAGAAGTAGCGAGATCTTTATACTGTTCTTCTATTTCATTATGAATTTCTAAATCGTTGAATACGCCGTAAGGAGAAAGTCTGATCCCCACTTTTTCCGCACCAATCGCTTCCACAACCGCTGTGGCGACCTCTAAAGCGAATCTGTTCCTTTTTTTCCAATCTCCGCCATATTCATCGTTTCTATGATTTGCGCTTGGATGTAAAAATTGTTCTATCAGGTATCCGTTAGCGCCATGAAGTTCCACTCCATCAAATCCGGCTTTGATCGCGTTTTCTGCCGCATTCACATATTCTCGGATCGCCACTTGAATATCTTTTGAATTCATTTCTCGCGGGGGAGAATAAGGTTGGTTACCTTCCGCATCCGTCCACACCGTTCCTTTCAATCCGATCGCAGAAGGTCCTACTAATTCCGCACCTTCGGGTAAGTTCAAATTATTCCCTACTCTTCCTGAGTGCATGAGCTGGACAAATATTCTACCATGCATTGTATGCACTGCATCCGTTACCTTCTTCCAACCCTGGACCTGTTCTTCCGAAAAAATTCCCGGGATCCTTGCATATCCTAAACCATTAGGAGAAGGAGAAACACCCTCTGTAATTAGTAAACCCGCTCCGGCCCTTTGGGAATAGTAC is from Leptospira sp. WS58.C1 and encodes:
- a CDS encoding ABC transporter ATP-binding protein, with product MKKSGKHDPKDPVFETVNLSKIYDMGQVKVPALTGINVRFFRSEFSVLLGPSGSGKSTLLNILGGLDSPSSGDLLFNNRPLEADQNEDLTEFRRKYVGFVFQFYNLIPSLTAEENVKLVTDISDNPMSPLEALKMVGLTDRKDHFPSQLSGGEQQRVAIARAIVKRPEILLCDEPTGALDFKTGKIVLDAISKINKELGTTTIIITHNVSIASIADRVVEMRDGCIVSDKTNLHKTSTESLHW
- a CDS encoding ABC transporter permease, encoding MVRVLDKKAFRELLAWKSQALTITLVIASGIAVFLTSLSAYDSLLISRNNFYAEYSLSQGFVSLHKAPESIILDISKIPGVSYAEGRIIKDIVLDFESESIPSGGRIVTLTEGLNRLAILQGRLPREKDETVISEAFSIANRLAPGSKLTAVLEGKKKILTVSGIALSPEYVYVFRPGGFLPDDKHYGILWMKKESVEEIFDMNGAVNDIVFDFAPNAEKNSVLKEIDLKLTTFGGLGSYDRDKLPSHSFLRDEFKQLRTTAFSIPMVFLGVAAFLLHIVSSRMISKQREQIATLKALGYGDRSIAFHYLLIILFICIIGSFLGIIFGYYLGTQMVDLYGDYYRFPDLKFLFEPKLAIQAVLIGIISGMAGSLLSIRKATSLQPAQAMRPPSPENFSKSFLEDYWKDLPVVYRIAIRNLIRRPGRTILFVLGVSSSVMIMVLGLFSRDTMNSIIKIQFEDLQRDTVTLNFQNAVASDSILELAKMEGILLVEGYRSVPIRIRYGNSSKEIALTGMPENSSLRRLIDEKGKNIPVPEDGILLNSGLAEKFGIRKGDKIRLEVLEGQRIKTEVEVTGIINEILGQGAYKEIRSLNRLLREGDQVNIAALWTDSSKEESLLNELKSYPKISGVSTRKRTLKIFYELMSRSILTTSLIIMIFACIISVGVVYNTALISLSERAFELGSLRILGFTKAEVFIILAGELTIVILTSLPLGCLLGYFSGYGILSTVETEGFKIPLFIAPKTYVISIFTVLITSLFSFWILYVKIKSMDLISVLKVRE
- a CDS encoding efflux RND transporter periplasmic adaptor subunit — protein: MQLKETLLNLYSNKIARISAVGVLLLLIGWWIFRPKPLQVDIGKVEKGTYRQIVEEEGITRVKEKFTLFSPVNGVLQRIEKHVGEKVDKGETVAVVRWDYDRTIKSPISGSILSIQRESEGPISIGAPILEIGNTSSLEIVCDILTQDSTHIHPGNPVLIEGWGGEPFQGKVRLIEPAAFTKISSLGVEEQRVRTIIDITPPPKMGDSFRVQAKIISFSKDNVLILPTAALFREGENWAVFKVVKGKAQKTNVKIEARSGKFSLLTEGLQEGDEVVLYPTEEIRNGKRVK
- a CDS encoding LIC10415 family protein; the encoded protein is MDVQLTNLVSSAEKLLRDKRSSVPGRTGVPSEAQNAADKTEFSSSLTSRYLKVQETLGNLQEQLSKEQMKLGVLSEENNTPKEDLINILFGETPLFRELVENPNQDLNQLREEVRVKKDQLIDSIRKYEVESENVLSVGMLKNPENFRKSIENLSGKDIQMKQLSEKTIERLIQD
- a CDS encoding SH3 domain-containing protein, whose amino-acid sequence is MAGMALKFRILLLLLLPTFYLSLVAQTSDPYHYVLITSGVLNVRETPENGKIIFTLNRGNKVKILPDESKGPIDWTKIKTEDGRTGFVSRKYLGLTPPDTLDEYKLIGFVWSGYDPKDLPIFVPLAFFGPRGWQEAKDEYEFDYKFRSGVNTSLPSFSLLEGEKGPSFSATSPTTYGCQESPALKVKPTGDVKAKKDWLVYSPDLGLQSIPLQELSKTDPDYILFKNLAETTWKARGYPETEWLHSTMEEVYSFKNNKKETFLSGRIAYHKKGAERRYLYLLGRKFGTDRVLISFEKSEKLTEELGFYGGSYHLIGVIYREEDPVPILLFTDIGYDSSIKSLYELKNGTLQLLLRGAGDAC
- a CDS encoding alkene reductase → MNLLFTEYTLGKNKLKNRAVMAPMTRSRAIGNIPNDLMAAYYSQRAGAGLLITEGVSPSPNGLGYARIPGIFSEEQVQGWKKVTDAVHTMHGRIFVQLMHSGRVGNNLNLPEGAELVGPSAIGLKGTVWTDAEGNQPYSPPREMNSKDIQVAIREYVNAAENAIKAGFDGVELHGANGYLIEQFLHPSANHRNDEYGGDWKKRNRFALEVATAVVEAIGAEKVGIRLSPYGVFNDLEIHNEIEEQYKDLATSLGKLGLVYIHIVNHSSMGAPAPKDSTVAVIRESYKSQNPNGTYILSGGYDPERADYDLKQKNADLIAFGRNFISNPDLVERLEKGIPLTEPDASLFYTPGEKGYTDYPVAALSQV